In Leishmania braziliensis MHOM/BR/75/M2904 complete genome, chromosome 18, the following proteins share a genomic window:
- a CDS encoding putative phosphatidic acid phosphatase: MACPRMSPIGLLLPLALYFSSFRGTRVHSDRVYLHPPGVSRHRSAPLPALSHAPHSVAHAHAQSSPNPLLLGSGPCSATRRSAIPPSTASLPYPSLTRRPRAKRAKMGSLRLNEVLRFIFFFRLHDYLLCILCGLIGFGVGRVRPYCREFSWTDLSINFPFSKSPAFPTWTLFIISAAPLVVYVLGEAMRHCWLARRHGGILAHEPYAEHTLILMGSQRHGGDGAEMSMKAGWQGSDFEAPPLALSSDSSKPQNSTSGREPTQEVAGLL; encoded by the coding sequence ATGGCATGCCCGCGCATGTCACCCATCGGCCTCTTGctccccctcgctctctatTTCAGTTCTTTCAGAGGCACTCGCGTCCATAGTGATCGTGTCTACCTTCACCCTCCGGGTGTCAGCCGCCACCGTAGCGCCCCTTTGCCGGCCCTTTCACACGCGCCTCATTCGgttgcgcacgcacacgcgcaaagCAGCCCCAATCCATTATTGCTGGGGTCTGGGCCCTGTTCTGCGACCCGCCGCTCTGCCATCCCGCCCTCTACTGCTTCCCTCCCCTACCCTTCCTTGACAAGAAGGCCGCGGGCAAAACGAGCAAAGATGGGGTCGCTCCGCCTCAACGAGGTGTTGCGTTTTATCTTCTTCTTTCGGCTGCATGACTATCTCCTGTGTATCCTCTGCGGCCTAATCGGCTTTGGCGTGGGCAGGGTGCGCCCGTACTGCCGGGAATTTTCGTGGACAGATCTGAGCATCAACTTTCCCTTCAGCAAGAGCCCCGCGTTCCCGACATGGACGTTGTTCAtcatctccgccgcgccgcttgTCGTCTACGTCCTCGGTGAGGCGATGCGCCATTGCTGGCTTGCACGCCGGCACGGCGGAATTCTGGCCCACGAGCCGTACGCGGAGCACACACTGATTTTGATGGGGAGCCAACGCcatggtggtgatggggcAGAGATGAGCATGAAAGCGGGATGGCAAGGCTCGGACTTCGAGGCACCGCCCCTGGCGCTCTCTTCCGA